In Thermodesulfobacteriota bacterium, the genomic stretch ACGGGATAGCGAGGATATACGGCCTCGAGAAGGCAATGGCCGGGGAACTCCTCGAATTCCAGGGCGGCCTCCAGGGCATGGTCCTGAACCTCGAGGAGGACAACGTCGGAGCGGCGCTCCTCGGAAGCGACCAGACGGTAAAGGAAGGCTCGACGGTCAAGAGGACCGGAAGGATAGTCGAGGTCCCGGTCGGCAAGGGCCTCATGGGCAGGGTCGTAAACGCCCTCGGGCAGCCCATAGACAACAAGGGCCCCTTGGAGGCGGCAGAGAGGCGGAGGGTCGAGATAAAGGCCCCCGGCATAGTCGCGAGGAAATCCGTCAAGGAGCCGCTCCAGACCGGAATCAAGGCCATAGACGCCATGATACCCATCGGCAGGGGCCAGAGGGAGCTCATAATCGGCGACCGCCAGACCGGAAAGACCGCGGTCGCGATCGACACCATCATAAACCAGAAAGGGCAGAACGTCTTCTGCATATACGTCGCCATCGGCCAGAAGCAGTCGACGGTCGCCCAGATATCCGAGAAATTGAAGCAGTTCGGCGCGATGGACTACACCGTTATCGTCGCCGCCACTGCAAGCTCCCCGGCTCCCCTGCAGTTCCTGGCCCCGTACGCAGGCTGCGCCATAGGCGAGTACTTCAGGGACAACGGGATGCACGCCCTCATAATCTACGACGACCTCTCGAAGCACGCGGTCGCCTACAGGCAGCTTTCGCTCCTGCTCCGCAGGCCCCCGGGCCGAGAGGCATACCCCGGAGACGTCTTCTACCTCCACTCAAGGCTCCTCGAGAGGGCCGCGAAGCTCTCTGACACCCTCGGAGGCGGGTCGCTTACGGCGCTCCCGATAATCGAGACGCAGGCTGGCGACGTCTCGGCCTACATCCCGACGAACGTCATATCCATTACCGACGGGCAGATATTCCTCGAGACCGACCTCTTCTACTCCGGCATAAGGCCCGCCATCAACGTCGGGCTTTCGGTCTCCCGCGTCGGCGGAAGCGCCCAGATAAAGGCCATGAAGTCGGTCGCCGGCACATTGAGGCTCGAGCTAGCGCAGTACAGGGAGCTCGCGGCGTTCGCCCAGTTCGGAAGCGACCTCGACCCGGCGACACAGAAGCAGCTCAACAGGGGCTCCAAGCTCGTCGAGATACTTAAGCAGGGGCAGTACAAGCCCCTTCCCGTCGAAAAGCAGGTGCTCGTCATATACGCCGCCACAAACGGCTATGTTGACGCCTACCCCAACTCGGCCCTCAAGAGGTACGAGGAAGAGCTCATAGCCTTCATGGAGTCCAGGCACCCCGAGATAATAGAGGAGATACGCACCAAGAAGGCCATAGACAACGACCTTAAGCCCAGGCTCAATAAGGCGCTTGACGACTTGAAGGGCCTGTTCGTTGCCGAGGGCAAATAGCACAAGGCAATACCTGAAAATTAGAGATTTTTCCCGCAATCAAGGAAGGGCCGGGAATAAAAAGCGGAGCATATATGTAATATGTGAGCATTTTTATTCACGGCCTGACGCAGAGTCCGGGGAAAAGATCAATTTTCAAGAAAACTACCGGGGACGACCACATAGATGCCCAGCCTCAAGGACATAAAAAGACGGATAAAGTCGGTCAAGAACACGCGGCAGATAACCAAGGCCATGAAGATGGTCTCCGCCGCGAAGCTCAAGAAGGCCCAGGACGAGATAGTCGCGGCCCGGCCCTATGCCGAGAAGATGCTCGAGCTCATAGGCTCGCTCGCATCCAAGGCCTCGCCCGACAGCCATCCCCTTCTTGAAAAAAGGGA encodes the following:
- the atpA gene encoding F0F1 ATP synthase subunit alpha; translation: MIKVEEISQLIKTQIKGFEKEIDIQEVGTVISVGDGIARIYGLEKAMAGELLEFQGGLQGMVLNLEEDNVGAALLGSDQTVKEGSTVKRTGRIVEVPVGKGLMGRVVNALGQPIDNKGPLEAAERRRVEIKAPGIVARKSVKEPLQTGIKAIDAMIPIGRGQRELIIGDRQTGKTAVAIDTIINQKGQNVFCIYVAIGQKQSTVAQISEKLKQFGAMDYTVIVAATASSPAPLQFLAPYAGCAIGEYFRDNGMHALIIYDDLSKHAVAYRQLSLLLRRPPGREAYPGDVFYLHSRLLERAAKLSDTLGGGSLTALPIIETQAGDVSAYIPTNVISITDGQIFLETDLFYSGIRPAINVGLSVSRVGGSAQIKAMKSVAGTLRLELAQYRELAAFAQFGSDLDPATQKQLNRGSKLVEILKQGQYKPLPVEKQVLVIYAATNGYVDAYPNSALKRYEEELIAFMESRHPEIIEEIRTKKAIDNDLKPRLNKALDDLKGLFVAEGK